A genomic window from Candidatus Methylomirabilota bacterium includes:
- the prmC gene encoding peptide chain release factor N(5)-glutamine methyltransferase, with protein MESLVTERVVLIPEGSSIGQTLVWATALLKSAGVDTPRLDAECLLASLLRSNRLHLYAAIEERLPPAVFETYRTLVSRRQARVPVAYLTGTKEFWSLSFKVTPAVLVPRPETEVLVETALARLKQLTAPVIVDVGTGSGAIAVAMAKMLPSARIYATEISREALDVARENAGVHEVAGQIAFLQGDLLEPVFARGLIGQCDLIVSNPPYVATTDLAVLPPEAHYEPVEALDGGPDGLWCHRQIITGASTLLRPGGWLALEMAPEQEIFLIRLLRDRGGFPDVEVVPDLGGRKRMIMACSTGPGFVPCRGSSPEQDTLGMNGV; from the coding sequence GTGGAATCGTTGGTCACGGAGAGAGTAGTACTCATACCGGAGGGTTCGTCGATTGGACAGACCCTGGTGTGGGCGACTGCTCTGCTGAAATCTGCGGGGGTTGACACCCCTCGGCTGGATGCCGAATGTCTGTTGGCTTCCCTCCTCCGCTCTAACCGCCTCCACTTGTATGCCGCCATTGAAGAACGGCTGCCACCTGCGGTTTTTGAGACGTACAGGACTCTGGTCTCGCGGCGACAGGCTCGAGTACCAGTTGCCTATCTCACCGGGACGAAGGAATTTTGGTCCCTGTCCTTCAAGGTGACTCCTGCTGTCTTGGTCCCGCGGCCTGAAACCGAGGTCCTGGTCGAGACAGCGCTCGCGCGGCTCAAGCAGTTGACGGCCCCCGTGATTGTGGACGTTGGGACCGGATCGGGAGCCATCGCCGTGGCAATGGCGAAAATGTTGCCCTCCGCCCGGATCTATGCGACCGAGATCTCACGGGAAGCGCTGGACGTTGCCAGAGAAAATGCTGGCGTGCATGAGGTCGCAGGGCAGATTGCCTTCCTCCAGGGGGATCTTCTGGAGCCGGTCTTTGCCCGGGGCCTCATCGGCCAGTGCGACCTGATTGTCAGTAACCCGCCCTATGTTGCCACCACCGATCTTGCGGTCTTGCCGCCCGAGGCGCACTATGAGCCTGTCGAGGCCTTAGATGGGGGGCCGGATGGCCTGTGGTGTCACCGACAGATCATCACAGGGGCATCAACCCTCCTCCGCCCCGGAGGATGGTTGGCCCTGGAAATGGCTCCAGAGCAGGAAATTTTTCTCATAAGGCTTCTGCGGGATCGGGGGGGCTTCCCCGATGTGGAGGTCGTGCCAGATTTGGGCGGTCGGAAGCGGATGATCATGGCGTGTTCCACGGGACCAGGATTCGTACCGTGCAGGGGATCTTCGCCTGAGCAGGACACCCTTGGGATGAACGGAGTGTAG